Part of the Benincasa hispida cultivar B227 chromosome 11, ASM972705v1, whole genome shotgun sequence genome, GAACCAAAAAACTCAATCGTTAGATGAAAGCTTTCTTCCCAGGCATAACACTGAAGTTACATCAATAATATATTACTGGCTGAAGTTACATGAATATATGAAGGCTTCTCACTTTTTGGCAAGACGACAACTACACAGAAATATGTCAAGTACTAGTTTGAAAAGAGTGGGACTGGGAATGTTCTCAAGGAATATTAACAGTTGCATGATTCTAATTACTGAAGTGACTATAGATCTAGTTAGGGAGTTGGAGATCAGGCATAATTTTGTGAGTGAGTAATCTTGGGGCAGAGATAACCCTTTCAAAAGGCTACTATCCATGCAAGTTCTCTTCATATCACAATAGAATTTCGAGTCATTTCCTTATAAACCGGAATCCTATCACAATATCAATCAACGTGTGTAAACATTATGAGGATTTGGCCATGGCCAATGAAAGCTGTATTTTTGTAGAATAAGAAAGTAAAACAGAAATGAATCATATAACCTACATGTTCCACTTGAACACCGATTAAAATAGGAGAATGATCCTAACTTCAACAACAATTAAAGTTGTTTGTCAATTATCAAGCAAAAACTAATGAATGCAAGTGTGCACTGTATCAACTATCCATGTTTGATCTGAAGAAGGTAGAGATATGCAAATTGAGTTACCTTAGAATTGTCGAATATACATCACAACGGATACCGCCCGTGCAATACATCAATACCTCTGTCTTTTCTTTGTCAACATTTGCCAATGGATCAGAAGCAGCATCCTAAATAAACATAGATAGGGCAAGGCAGTAAAATTAACAAACAGAAATCACCACGGTTCCTAATTAAAGCTCCTCAagttatctttctttctttctttatttatccCAATCACAGAGAACACAGagaacaaatacaaaagaagaCAGTTATCCCCTCAAAAAGTAGGGGGGAAAAGGCTGTCTTTTACTAAAAGGATGTCAAAAGATGTACTCAACATCAATAGATTGAAATAATGACATCAACTGAAATCCAAATACAACAAAATTTATTctgaaaattgttataaatgaaatcagTGACGAGGAAGAAAAGATAGATATGAGCTTAAGGAATTATGCTAGGATTTAATTTTGCAGGAGCTGTTGCTTTTGGTGACTGACTGACTTAACGTCAACTCTTACAACATGTTGCCCAGTTGACTTACCTCAGTTTGGGATAAACCAAAGGATGTGTACCTAAAGCTGTCCATGGTAGGCCGCTGAGCACCTTGGAAATGACCGATATCCCACTCATATCCTGAATATATGCAATTAAAAAGCAATCAAAAGTTATAACAAAGTGAAGTGAAATCAACACTGCAACCAAAATGACGTGCACCTAAAGCTGTCCCACAACCCTCATGGTCTGCCTCCTAGGAAACCAGTTGTGGGTAAGGTCCAAAAACATCTTACTTCCATGTCTCTAAAGGGGGCAAGCATACTCTTATTCAGTCTGAGTAAGCGACATTTTGACCTTCTTTCATTCTTACaagcaaatattttttttatataacaattGCTTTTCTATACGAggatccaaaagaaaaaaaacccacAAAAACCCCACTAAAGAGAAGATTTCCAGCTGGGTAAAATAAAGCCTagagaataattacaaaagacCTTCAAAACCGAAGCccaaagagaaacatgaaacctcACCAAAGACCTTACCTCGTATAGTCCCTCTCCACACCCCTAAACACACGATTATTCATTTCCCTCAAAGATCTCAAAATAAAGCGCACACACCCCACAAATCACAGAAAACTACCTTTCTCTTTGAAAGGCGAACAAAGGAGGAACTCCTCGATCCTCAACCACACATCCTTTTGGCAAGCAAGCGAAAAATTAAACTCCTGCAAGAAATTGTTCCAAACGGATCTCAAAAACCCGCACTCTCAAAGAAGATGATCCAGGTTTTCCTCCCCCTTCCGACAAAGGATGCAACAAAAAGGACCCATTAACGAATGCATCTTTCTCAAAATCCTATTCATCGTATTCACACGACCAAGCAAAACTTGCCAGGAGAAGAACTTAACTTTCTTAGGAATCTGAATCCTCCATAAATCATCAAAGACCGTCTTAACAAGACTCATTTTGTGGCTGGTTGGATctaaatatattgaaatataattGTGAAGAAATACAAGATAACCCAAGTATTAAGGAACTTGGAACCTCCTCTTGTGTGACACACTCAAGCCCTAGACCACTCCGCAGAATTCTCTAACTTCCTCACTTGCCCTCCTATTTATAACtgttaaaagagagagagagaaagagaagacaCAAGGTTTACGTGGTAAAGAGTCTccgttttattaattttttacctAATGTGAGAGGTACAAGATGATTCTTATTTATAGGCTCCAACAAGCCTAAAtacagaaaaggaaagaaaaattgggTAAAGTAAATAACTATAATACCCCTAGGACTATAATACCCTTAGGACTATAAATAACTACAATACCTCTAGGACTATAAACAATCAACTAAGTCCCTTATTTCTAACACTCCCTctcaagttggggcatagatatcaatcagacccaacttgctaatgCAAGAGTCATAATTTTGCCTGAGTAACCCTTTAGTGAGAACATCTACAACTTGTtgatttgatagaatatgtggAATACAGATACTGTCATTGTCCAGTTTCTCTTTTATAAAGTGTCTGTCAATCTCCACATGTTTCATTCGATCATGTTGTACTGGATTATTAGCGATGCTTATAGCagctttattatcacaatagagattCATAGGTTCACACCATCTTAATGAAGATCAGATAgtactttcttcaaccagatttcttcacaaattcctAAACTCATAGCTCTATATTCAACCTATGCACTACTTCTAGTAACTACAATTTGCTTCTTACTTCTTCAAGTAACCAGGTTACACCACATAAAGGTACAGTATCCTCAGGTAGACTTTCTGTCAGTCATTGATCTGCCCAGTCAGAGTCAATATAGGCCTCAATACATTTCCTGTCAGTTTTTATGAACATTAGACCTTTACCAAAAGTGcttttcaaatatctcagaATTCGATTCACAACTTCCATATGCTTTTCATAAAGTGCCTGCATAAATTAACTGACAAGACCGACAACATAGGAAATGTCTGGTCTGGTATgtgataagtaaattaacttacCCACTAGACgctgatacctttctttatCAATTGGAACTTTATTAACAAAATCTCCCAGTTTAGCATTGAATTCTATAGGAGTGTCAGCAAGTCTACATCCAGTCATACCTGTTTCTTTTAACAAGTCAAGTATACTTCCATTGTGAGACAGAGATTCCTTCTCTTGATATGGCCACTTCTATTCCAAGGAAATACTTTAAATTCCCAAGGTCTTTGATTTCAAACTCGTATGCCATCTTCTTTTTCAGTTTGGTGATCTCATCAATATCATCTCCTGACAAGACAATATCATTCACATACACGATTAGGACAGCAATTTTCCTAGACACTAACCTTTTTGTGAACAATGTATGGTCAGAGTGTCATTGAGTGAACCCTTAGGACTTAACAAAGGTAGTAAACCTTTCAAACCAAGCTCTCGAGGACTACAAGGACTTCCTAAGTTTACACACCTAATGATCAAACTGAGCTTCAAAACTTGGAGGAAGGCTCATATACACCTCTTCTTCTAAAtcaccatttagaaaggcatcTTTCACATCAAGTTGGTGGAGAGGACAATCTTTATTTACTACAACAGAGAGAAGAATCCAAATCGTGTTTAACTTCGCTACAGGAGAGAGTTTTTGAATAGTCTACCCCAAGTAAAcccttttgctacaagtctgACCTTGTACCTATCTAAAGTACCATCAGATTTATACTTTAGAGTGAACACCCACTTGCACCCAACTATTTTATGTCCTTTTGGGAGAGTAACAAATCCCACGTATTATTCTTTtcaagagctctcatttcttccataacggCAATCTTCCACTCTGGAATCTCCATAGCCACATGTATGTTTTTTTGTATTGTTGCTATGTCAAGACTGGCAGTGAAAGCCCTGAACTTAGAAGACAAATTACTGTAAGATAGAATGCTATACATAGGATACTTAGTGCAAGACCTGGTGCCCTTTCTCAAGGTAATTGCCATGTCAAGAGAGCATCATAATCCCCAAGTTTGTCTGACTTCTCATCTGCTTTCCCACCTGTAGTAGGATTCTGATTACACGTTTCAGGTCGAGGTAGAATTTCACTCTCTTGTGTTTCTGTTGTATAGTCGCATCACTGTCTGCCACCCTGTTATTTTCTAGAACTAACACATCAGTCCTGTCATTCTCAGTTACATCCATAATATCATCCTCAACACACAAATCGTTATTATCAGGAACACACTCAGTAGTACCTTGAGCTTGTTTTGGTTCAGATTCATGAACCGAAGCCGACAGAACAATCGGGGACTCAATTTCCTTTTGAAGATTCTTCCTGTAGTATGTTAGCGAAGGGACCTGTTTAGTAGGTAGAACAATGTCATGGGAACTCAAAATGAGCTCATGAAGATTAATAGGGACTGAGGATGttgaccagttagtctcttcactagtaCTCTCCTCCTAAAGATGACTAACATGGAAGAAGGGTTTATCCTCAAGGAATGTGACATCTATGGAGATAAAGTTTTTTCGGAAAGATGGATGGAAGCATTTATAACCTCGCTGGTGAAGAGGATATCCAAGGAAGATACATTTCTGAGCATGAGGGGTAAACTTAGTTTGATTAGGGCCATGACTATGGACAAAGACAGAACACCCAAAAACTTAGAGAGGAACATCAAGAATGAGTCATGTGGTCGGGTACGACTCCTTGAGGCATTCAAGAGGGATTTAGAGTTGGAGAACATGAGAAGGgattcaattaataaaatgagCTGCAGTAAGAACTGCATCTCCCCACAAATAAGATGGAAGAGAGGTAGATAGCATGAGAGATTGGGCAACCTCGAGGAGTTGACGATTTTTCCTTTTAGCCActccattctattgaggtgtacaGGCACACAAACTTTGGTGAACAATGCCTTTGGAAGACAGAAATTCACGAAGAGTATTATTGAGAAATTGAAGACCATTATCACTTCGAAGAATAGCAATTTTAGTATTGAATTGAGTCTCGATAGTggtgtaaaattgttgaaatatcGACAAAACCTCTAACTTGTCAGTGAGAAGAAAGACTCACGTAAGACGGGTATGATCATCGATAAATGCCACAAACCTGATTTTCCTGAAGAGGGTGGTAACACTAGAGGGACGGAGAGAAATGAGATATATGGTTAGAGAGAAACAACATACTATTTAGAGGGATGGAGAGAAATGaggaggatttttttttacaagaatCAACAACTTTCAAAGGAGGATGTTTGAGAATTGGTCAAGCTTCACGTTTCTCTTTCGGCATTGATTATTAAGGTTTTTAGTAATTACCCTTTAGGTCTCATTTTGCTCGATTGGAGCccatttttgttttagtttgacTCGTTTTGattgcatttttttaatattctccttatattctttcatttttcttttcaattaaaGTCTAGTATTTCAtcaaaaatataacaaaaatgcAACTAAAATGCCCAAACACCAAAGTTATTGGAACAAAGCATCTTTGTCTTAGTTCCTCAAAATCCATCAAAGagttgtttcaatttaatttccaAGGAAAGAACTGAAAGTAAAAGAACTCTAGTCAAGGAATGGTAGCCCAGGACTCTACCAGGCCTAAAGTAACTTTGATGAGtatattaatttcatattgtTACTTCCGTATTGAAGGGAACATGGAGAAAAATATTACTTTCAgggaatatttaaatatataatcacttttacaagaaaattgagtGACAAAAGATTTTACACGTACCATTTCTAAtatccaataaaatataatttgtatCGCTATTGTTGTTCATTGTTTCCAACCTTTCTCTCCACTCAGATGGAGTTAGAGGAGTTGCTCGCTTTGATGGGTCAAGTAAGGGAAGATGTGAAAATTCTCCTTCCAACTGAGAAAAAGAAAGCTTACAAGTTAGCAAATTTTCTCCTCACTCCCCACGGATCAACAAATTAGAGCTAAGTCATTCAAATAGTTGTCTTGTACAGTAATTTTAGTAGTAATAGAGCAACTACAGaagaaaagcaaaaaaaaatctacaaagcGTAGACAAAGTCaaaagagaaaggaaagaagaaacaagaaacaacaaAAAACAGAACCTAACCGAAGAACAAGGCAGAAGAAAACAGcagaataaagaaaaaatagccCAATAAGCTACAAGAAAGCCCCCCAATTGCTACAAATAGCTTAAAAAGGGTCTAAAAATGAGTATTGAAAATGAGCACCTACAAGGAGCTTTAATCTTGATAATTTTCAAACGGTTTAACCATGAAGAGGAACTATCTTAAAAAATGGTCAGGTTTCTTTCCAACCAAAGCTACAAAAGGATGGCTCACATAATTGCTATCCGTAGGATATTGAAAACAAACAGTTTGGGTACTCTAGAAAGAGGAGGAGGGGGGGGGAGGAACTAGAACTGAAGCTCAACAAAGGAAAAAGGTAGGTGAGATAACAAGACTAAAGGATAGAAGGGGTGCAACAAACAATCCAGCGGTAAACTTAAACAATGAAATCCATTTTGAAGAAAGTGATTTTACTTACTTGTACAAGTGAGGGCTTATAACGCAACCTCAACAAAGGAAAAAAGTAGGTGAGATAACAAGACTAAAGGATAGAAGGGGTGCAACAAACAATCCGGCGGTAAACTTAAACAATGAAATCCATTTTGAAGAAAGTGATTTTACTTACTTGTACAAGTGAGGGCTTATAACGCAACCTCAACAAAGGAAAAAAGTAGGTGAGATAACAAGACTAAAGGATAGAAGGGGTGCAACAAACAATCCAGCGGTAAACTTAAACAATGAAATCCATTTTGAAGAAAGTGATTTTACTTACTTGTACAAGTGAGGGCTTATAACGCAACTTCAACTTTGGAAATGCATGGCCATTTATTGCTGGAGAAACTTGAACTAGGATATCGGAAAATCTGGGATCTTCTCTTAACCAGTTAGCATAAGCAAGAGCATGTTTTGATGGCCCACTGTACTGAACCAACAATTATATGATTAGCAtccaaagaaaaacaacaataaatagaaaataaataagagatGATTAATGATTAGAATGGATTGAAAAAGTAAAACTAGTGCCATTAGGTATTTGATCTTGGTGTTTAAGGTTCAAAGATTGACATAAAATTATTTAGCCAGGATTACAGAATAATATTTCACCTGTTTATGCATATTACTGTTAACAAGCATCTGAAAATATGGagaattcaaaatgaaaaaacagATACGAAGCAAAAAGATAATAAAGAAGCTGCGAGCCTGCAAGTTGAAATGCCCACAAATATCAATTTCCAGCCCTTCTGCAACACTCAAACAAACGAGAAATGCTGCTACGGTAAATAATATTAGAATATAACCTTGAGAGACAAATCAACTTTCTTTGCACTTTAAGTAATGATATATAACTTAACTATGACATGTGACCATGAGAAAATACATATATGATTCGAAAATGAACACTTTGGTAAATTGTTACTGCAATTCAATCCAAAACTGATTTTTACATTTGCAAGATGGGGAATTGGCCCATTACTCTTTTAGGAATGCCCTTGGGATGAAACTCAATGAGATGCTCATCGCGGTTGTATAAGATTCATGCAAGAATAGAAAAGTGAAAATCAACTCTTATCAACTAGATTCTCCATGGTTTGCCTTTGCCATCCTATAATTGACCATGTTCAAGCTCCCTCGAGGAGTTTCTATAGATAGGCATGTGAATGACTCTCATTCAGAGAATCAGGAAAACATGGAAACAATGAAAATACCATTCGGAACACAATACCTGTGCGTTAATTCCTTGTTCATTAAGGTAGACTCGTCCATGTATATCCAAGTCCTAAACAAACCAGATCGTACATAAGTACATTACAAGTTTCGCTCATAACTAATTACCCAAATCACCATTTCTAAATTTTGTGAAGAGAAAATGCGGATTAAATATACTTGGAGGAAAGAAGAATAAAACTAGAAATTACCCTCATGAAGTAGAGATGCTTAGAGACCTCAGCTTCGGGATCTTCAATGAACACAAAATGGTAGAAATTAACAACTACAAAATCTTCGTCCGAAGTATCGGGAAGAAGCTGACGATGTTCCTCGTTTGGGCCTAAGTTTGATAGAGAGACCGAAAGAAAGGTGTTGGGTTGAGTTAAAGGGGCCGAGGAAACTGCAATTTGCCTTGGCTTCCATTTCCGGCGATGAAACGGAACCTTGATGGCGCTAATAGTGAAACCGATAGTACAAAAAAAGGTTGGTCTGTGGATAAGATTAATTGTAGCCATGGCCGCCGCTTGAGTACTGTTCCACATCGTCAGTTACAGTGGCAACGGCAGCTGCAGAGTAATTGGAAGCTACAGAGCATTCCCATAGGAATGGTGGTCGTTTCACTTTGCtcaatctccaaaaaaaaaaaattaaaatattggtCATTGaattttttggaattttcaaaataataataatcaagaAAACATATTAGTCTTCGAAATTGCttctaattaattcattttaattgaGACGTGGAGGTTCAAATTATTCGAGGGTGGAGCTTTAAACCTTTAAGAGGTATTTGGGGGTAAAGACTATAATAATCATTTCTTGCtacagtaaatattattttaaaatacgTAATTAGCTACAGTCAACACTATTTTAAAAACCCCCAtttgctacaatatttactatttgctacagtttttactattttgcatttttcattttttttataatgtttactatttctttctcaaactaaaatagtttacacttcaaacacatactactataactcaaactaaaataatctactaTCACACCCCTTCTCGAATTACCCTCCTAATCCGAGAAGAAGTGTGAATACAACAATTGTCAACCCTCTTATGATAGTTACTGCCAACATACTTCCATGAACCAACGCCTTTGGTACctaataaacatattatatctTATAGCGAAATATTACCCCATAGTCAACGCAACTTAACATACAAATTTTCATACAACAAAACACTTATTCACATATATCATAGTTTAAGGGTCCAAAAGTCTATTTACAACAACCATAAAACTCTACCCTGGCTTCCCATAGTATGAACTTAAGACTCAAGCTTAATTAAGACATGATGAGCcacctgttgggttttatatcctgaaactcatggtttgtaaacaataaaagttattttgaaaattcaataagttattattgaatatatgaattgcttatttcgttttataaataaatccaataaactaaaagatccatgactattacatgagtacttgaactttttgtggagacataaaagtgaatcaagtttgagtaaatagtcaaaatgatctatagtatatgaataaggttgggtgtctttttctggtaacactattggatgcggtccgttctatagttgttacaaggagttgtaaagtgccacagacgatgtgatcctaattcgtacatgttatgacataaggagtgggagcgtcctatgcaatggatttgtacaagattggaccacgaaatcatacactcttactttataacgctatttactgtttaagacagactatttcaaagtgatgatctaggtaacttgaccttaatcctgagctaactatgaactcctgtatggattatccttagatttgcataggtgagggttggttcaacagcgccggctcaataaacctccattttaggggtaagaacgggtagatagctggggacatagggtgcaaaatggaattctctcctacccgctttcagggatagtaaagaggttgttcccttaagtgctggctccgggtcttgaacaaagagccccaccctctcattggcccaagaggaactcggtttgttgattagatcataaaccaattattcattagaggatcggtgagatttaaggaataagaggtaatctcgggggtaaacagacatttgacccaatcgttattacgaacaacctatgaagggttaacttactgatcatggttatatcaagtggacataatatatctataatgaggggaatgcaactatgggctttagaggagtgactcattagtcaacaaatgagggttaatttgatgtaaagagtttagccaatcaatcttggatcgttggagcccatgatctataggtccacgaggtccccctacttgctcgtaaatggattagccttagagtagcatgataagttaatttgaaacgttcaaattagaattaagggaattagtaattatataagatataattacacgtttaattttggaattaaacagaattagagaatcaattaatatttaaatatgatttaaatattaaattcatgaatagggattcatgaggtggaatttgtgttgatattaaataattagaattaattacattatttaattatttattttaattttattagaaaattaattttgtaaaattaataaagttttcaattttttaaatcaaattgattttagaaatcgttttgaaattagaaaaaattggaaaaacacaaATTTGGAAAAGTTGGTTTTCACACTAATCCTACttgattttttattcaaatctccaagcatgagctgctcCTCATGCAATCTTCTCCATTGCATGAttgtcctgcaataaatagagaagattgaagtggaaatcggGGATGCATCAGTTgagtttttgctaaacttgagttgaagaaggtgttcttcaagagGGTGCAACAGTGAGCTTCTTCTctaaattcccttcattcaagcttattttgagtctcataactcaatctaagactccaatagaatagtagagaagaccttgaggtggttcacaagaatatttggagaagatttgcaacTAAATTTGAGACTCAAAAGGTTCTACAGatgtatgacttgaaaccctcttattattgtataagcatgctttatttatagccaaaattaatgaattagaatacttattGGTCCTtgtttcttccgctgcatgctgtTATACTCCTGCACCATCTAATCTTCCAGTTCTCTGAGGTTCTTGAGAAATGACTGACTGAAAGAACTACTAGGTCTCGGGACGTCAACTGCTACTTGGGgggaaaacattaaaaaaggGTAAGTTGAAACTGCCTAATGAGTGACTTCTTTAAAATAAGCATACTTTCATAAACTCATGATATAAACATGTTTATAATAAAACATTTTCATTATCATCCCAGGGTTCGGAAATAAAAACTAGAAAGTATAAAATCATAGCATGTAACACCCTGGAATAAAACTCATCATCATTCCCTGTAAAAAACTTGTACTCCTTTATCTGAACATGCGGGAGAGCCTTTTTGCTTAATCCCTAGTAACCTTAGCTgagagagagcccttttgctcgatctcatcCATAAATCTTACGTGTACGTAGAACTATGTAGAATCCAgcttaccttaccataccttcaaTAGCAAGGATCATTGTATAGTTaggtaccttaccataccttcgatACCAATACTTAGGAGTAGATTTCATATCAAACATACATGCTAACATAAaaaatgttgggttgtatgtcctaaaactcacagtttgtagagttaaacattttctattatcaataaagatgttattcaacatttcttcaataaagttattattgaatttgtaaattgcactcgtaaaaactaaatccaataaactaagatccatggctattacatgagtacttgaactttatgtggagacataagagtggaacatgttcgagtaaatagtcaaaatgatctatagtatacgaataaggttgggtgccttattatagtaacactatcggatgcgacccactctatagttgttacaaggagttgtaaagtgctacaaatgaagtgatcctaattcgttcatgtggtgacatgaggagtggaggcatcttgtgcaatgagtttgcgtaagatcggatcaagaaataagccacttttactttataatgttgtttactatttaagactatgCTTTATTAGCCAGAATATACTTAAATAAACATTTACCCAAAACCGTATACaatacttcagtgggagattaataacatatacgatatattgttcttagctctcacgtccctaagagttcacaccgtgagatccatgcagCGCTTCGTGTCACTTTGGAAGtaacctccattcggaaagtgtttgcatgggtcaat contains:
- the LOC120090311 gene encoding rhodanese-like domain-containing protein 8, chloroplastic isoform X2 produces the protein MWNSTQAAAMATINLIHRPTFFCTIGFTISAIKVPFHRRKWKPRQIAVSSAPLTQPNTFLSVSLSNLGPNEEHRQLLPDTSDEDFVVVNFYHFVFIEDPEAEVSKHLYFMRDLDIHGRVYLNEQGINAQYSGPSKHALAYANWLREDPRFSDILVQVSPAINGHAFPKLKLRYKPSLVQLEGEFSHLPLLDPSKRATPLTPSEWRERLETMNNNSDTNYILLDIRNGYEWDIGHFQGAQRPTMDSFRYTSFGLSQTEDAASDPLANVDKEKTEVLMYCTGGIRCDVYSTILRERGFQNLYTLKGGVSNYLKDEGSEQWVGNLFVFDSRLSLPPSAYNPEAESCRTPQFSANNAFARCYICTSQVSQLRHRNCANLDCNLLFLCCRECVNELRGCCCSECTSAPRLRPVLPGPQRYQKWHIYRDFRQEQPT
- the LOC120090311 gene encoding rhodanese-like domain-containing protein 8, chloroplastic isoform X1; protein product: MWNSTQAAAMATINLIHRPTFFCTIGFTISAIKVPFHRRKWKPRQIAVSSAPLTQPNTFLSVSLSNLGPNEEHRQLLPDTSDEDFVVVNFYHFVFIEDPEAEVSKHLYFMRDLDIHGRVYLNEQGINAQKGWKLIFVGISTCSGPSKHALAYANWLREDPRFSDILVQVSPAINGHAFPKLKLRYKPSLVQLEGEFSHLPLLDPSKRATPLTPSEWRERLETMNNNSDTNYILLDIRNGYEWDIGHFQGAQRPTMDSFRYTSFGLSQTEDAASDPLANVDKEKTEVLMYCTGGIRCDVYSTILRERGFQNLYTLKGGVSNYLKDEGSEQWVGNLFVFDSRLSLPPSAYNPEAESCRTPQFSANNAFARCYICTSQVSQLRHRNCANLDCNLLFLCCRECVNELRGCCCSECTSAPRLRPVLPGPQRYQKWHIYRDFRQEQPT